In Papaver somniferum cultivar HN1 chromosome 1, ASM357369v1, whole genome shotgun sequence, a genomic segment contains:
- the LOC113271827 gene encoding wall-associated receptor kinase 5-like → NGSSCTTINKALPTQDGFPVIRVALGLSLGLLSVIFCGLFLYLCIKKRKILKLKEKFFQQNGGLLLRQQLPSPNGAVDSTKIFTEAELKVATNNYHSSQVLGEGGYGTVYKGTLSDNRVVAIKKSNKIDKSQIEQFINEVLILTQINHRNVVRLLGCCLETEVPLLVYEFVSNGTLSQHIQRKGAFENSSMSWGSRLRIATEIASAIAYLHSAASTPIIHRDIKSANILLDDNYVAKVADFGASRLIPLDQTRVNTVVLGTFGYLDPEYFRSSELTDKSDVFSFGVILVELLTGEKPVCAERSEGQRSLAEYFLSLTAKNEEFQIIDAPADEEHLQQVLVVIEIAKKCLKWKGEERPTMKQIAADLQGLEKFNSAGWDSQPLNLEKTAGLPSETQNLYSNIPSNLFDYSNQYTSETNVDLSMNNPR, encoded by the exons AATGGGAGTAGTtgcaccaccatcaacaaagctttaccaacacaagatGGATTTCCAGTAATCAGGGTTGCACTTG GTCTTAGTTTAGGATTATTGTCTGTAATTTTTTGCGGATTATTCTTATACTTATGCATAAAGAAGCGAAAGATACTGAAACTCAAAGAGAAATTCTTTCAACAAAATGGTGGATTACTGTTAAGACAACAACTACCTTCTCCCAATGGTGCTGTAGACTCGACAAAGATCTTTACAGAAGCTGAATTAAAAGTGGCAACCAACAATTACCATTCGAGTCAAGTGCTAGGAGAAGGAGGCTACGGTACAGTTTACAAGGGAACGTTATCTGATAATCGTGTTGTCGCTATTAAGAAGTCGAACAAAATAGACAAGAGTCAAATTGAGCAATTCATAAATGAGGTTCTTATTTTGACTCAAATTAACCATAGAAACGTAGTGAGACTTTTAGGTTGCTGTTTAGAAACTGAAGTTCCCTTGCTTGTTTATGAGTTTGTATCCAATGGTACCCTTTCCCAACATATCCAACGAAAAGGCGCTTTTGAGAATTCTTCCATGTCTTGGGGAAGTCGTTTAAGGATTGCTACCGAAATTGCAAGTGCAATAGCATATTTACATTCTGCAGCATCTACACCAATCATTCATAGAGATATAAAGTCTGCCAATATATTACTGGATGATAATTATGTTGCTAAAGTTGCAGACTTTGGAGCATCAAGATTAATTCCTTTGGATCAGACTCGTGTAAACACTGTTGTTCTTGGCACTTTTGGATATCTGGATCCAGAGTACTTCCGTTCAAGCGAACTAACTGATAAAAGTGATGTATTTAGTTTTGGCGTAATACTAGTAGAACTGCTAACAGGAGAAAAACCAGTTTGCGCGGAAAGATCAGAAGGACAGAGAAGCCTtgcagaatattttctttctttgaCCGCAAAAAATGAAGAGTTCCAGATCATCGATGCTCCAGCAGATGAAGAACACTTGCAACAAGTCCTTGTAGTCATAGAAATAGCAAAGAAATGCCTCAAGTGGAAGGGCGAAGAAAGGCCAACAATGAAGCAAATTGCCGCAGATTTACAAGGCTTGGAAAAGTTCAATTCAGCGGGATGGGATTCTCAGCCCTTGAACTTAGAAAAAACTGCAGGCTTACCATCTGAGACGCAGAACCTTTACAGTAATATTCCTTCGAATTTGTTTGACTATTCCAACCAGTACACTTCAGAGACAAATGTTGACCTCTCTATGAACAATCCTCGGTGA
- the LOC113271852 gene encoding putative F-box protein At1g32420, with translation MEDGTVGSDDILVCEILSRFPVKSLMRFKCVCKRWLQVIEDDSHFIDLHLYRSKTRPSLFYVLKDPRDWLKRKRFTGRDEFFLTADLSPEGIAYIHSIRRTNLFCYDQILGPINGLIFFVDKHKCSVCIYKIITREASPWIQSTVLLDEKEKHLELKTLGFRRPTYKFGYDPTTKEHKVLCMWSIDPGGNNFLEEINDDYYFYRG, from the coding sequence ATGGAAGATGGAACTGTTGGTAGTGATGACATACTAGTTTGTGAGATACTAAGTAGATTTCCTGTGAAATCACTTATGCGTTTCAAGTGCGTATGCAAACGTTGGCTGCAAGTGATTGAAGACGACTCTCATTTCATTGATTTACATTTATATCGGTCAAAAACACGCCCATCTCTCTTTTACGTATTGAAGGATCCAAGAGATTGGCTCAAGCGTAAAAGATTTACCGGAAGGGATGAGTTCTTTTTGACAGCAGACCTGTCGCCAGAAGGAATAGCATATATTCATAGCATAAGGAGGACAAATCTGTTCTGTTATGATCAAATTTTAGGACCTATAAATGGTTTGATCTTCTTCGTTGATAAGCACAAGTGCTCTGTTTGCATATACAAAATCATCACAAGAGAAGCATCACCATGGATTCAATCAACAGTATTGCTAGATGAAAAGGAAAAGCATCTTGAATTGAAGACACTGGGTTTTCGTCGTCCGACCTATAAGTTTGGATATGATCCTACCACCAAGGAACACAAAGTCTTGTGTATGTGGAGTATAGATCCAGGAGGCAACAATTTtctagaggaaataaatgatgaTTACTACTTTTATAGGGGTTAA